Proteins encoded by one window of Dioscorea cayenensis subsp. rotundata cultivar TDr96_F1 chromosome 6, TDr96_F1_v2_PseudoChromosome.rev07_lg8_w22 25.fasta, whole genome shotgun sequence:
- the LOC120263149 gene encoding uncharacterized protein LOC120263149, translating into MAEPRRTLSDFERLQFTGEEISVQAPTVLANNFEIKINSVSDDAIRLRLFPFSLRGAVYRWLTSLALGSITTWKDMVEKFLARYFPPSKAVRLRQEISSFRQGDTETLFEAHERFKDLLRMCPHHGFHAWMRVQMLCNGLNYATRQLIDASAGGSLSNKLPEEAETLFENMASKECHWSTKQKVPRAKGLYEVNETTALAAKVDALTKSVMDNNALAAKIEALTQRFDQFMLGSGSSPKAVMPYETCGAGHTTTQCPILVASPAPTESVEYVSGGPRGPGNAFGNIYNPGWKNHPNFSWNQGQSQQRPPPAQSPQFQPQQPQDRKYTTEDVLAKFMINTEARFQNINNHLTQHGGQFSEISTVLRNLQASMQSLENQFEARAKESPGASNDGVAIREDPSSGENASEKSEKKPDEDVPKSPIRGGLSISL; encoded by the exons ATGGCCGAGCCAAGGAGAACTTTATCCGATTTTGAGAGGCTACAATTTACCGGGGAAGAAATTAGTGTGCAAGCACCTACTGTTCTGGccaataattttgagatcaag ATCAACTCTGTATCTGATGATGCCATTAGGTTGAGATTATTTCCATTCAGTCTGAGAGGAGCGGTATACAGATGGCTCACTTCTTTAGCTCTTGGTTCCATCACCACATGGAAAGACATGGTGGAGAAGTTCCTTGCTAGatatttcccaccaagcaagGCAGTGAGACTGAGACAAGAGATTTCATCCTTCAGGCAAGGGGACACCGAGACATTGTTTGAGGCACATGAACGGTTTAAGGATCTTCTACGCATGTGTCCTCATCATGGATTCCATGCATGGATGAGGGTGCAGATGCTTTGtaatgggctgaattatgctacaaGGCAGCTCATCGATGCATCAGCTGGTGGTTCTTTGAGCAACAAACTCCCCGAAGAAGCTGAGACATTATTCGAGAACATGGCTAGCAAAGAATGTCATTGGAGCACCAAACAAAAGGTACCAAGGGCAAAAGGGTTGTACGAGGTGAATGAAACCACTGCTTTGGCTGCAAAAGTGGATGCTTTGACCAAGAGTGTCATGGATAACAATGCATTAGCCGCAAAGATTGAAGCTTTGACACAGAGATTTGATCAGTTCATGTTGGGTTCTGGCTCAAGTCCTAAGGCAGTGATGCCATATGAAACATGTGGTGCTGGGCATACAACAACCCAGTGCCCCATTCTTGTTGCTTCCCCTGCACCGACTGAGTCAGTAGAGTACGTCAGTGGAGGACCAAGGGGTCCAGGAAATGCTTTTGGCAACATTTACAACCCGGGGTGGAAGAACCATCCAAATTTCTCTTGGAACCAAGGTCAGTCACAACAAAGACCACCACCAGCTCAAAGTCCTCAGTTTCAGCCCCAACAACCACAAGACAGGAAATATACCACTGAAGATGTGTTAGCAAAGTTCATGATTAATACTGAGGCAAGATTTCAGAATATTAACAATCATTTAACACAGCATGGGGGACAGTTCAGTGAGATAAGCACTGTGTTGAGAAATCTTCAAGCGTCTATGCAATCTCTTGAGAACCAG TTTGAGGCAAGGGCCAAGGAGAGCCCAGGTGCCTCCAATGACGGGGTAGCCATTCGGGAAGACCCTAGTTCAGGTGAGAATGCGAGTGAAAAGAGTGAGAAGAAGCCTGATGAAGATGTTCCTAAGTCTCCGATCCGGGGGGGCCTGAGTATAAGCCTGTAG